In the genome of Mugil cephalus isolate CIBA_MC_2020 chromosome 21, CIBA_Mcephalus_1.1, whole genome shotgun sequence, one region contains:
- the clic5b gene encoding chloride intracellular channel protein 5b produces MEHTYDTVDQGIVVENGGRDGADSPDQKQPNREDAGDARAQLYSEVQVHVSAEGERSSPDYMEIREGDKHSGSSSSSSDDEDEVKAKEEAEEKVEVTIEPQPVEEVNVAEEEEKKEEKGEKEASGEAHDSSRRSSASSGSSAPAGDPCDDPPIQPRIKVEDNAEDGMAHTPTDADPTPEVSVDDILTTLENVTLDESSAAPDDPSNPEISLFVKAGSDGESIGNCPFSQRLFMILWLKGVVFNVTTVDLKRKPADLHNLAPGTHPPFLTFNGEVKTDINKIEEFLEETLCPPQYPRLAAKHRESNTAGNDIFAKFSAYIKNTKPEANAVLEKGLTKALKKLDDYLNSPLPEEIDADSMEEEKASSRGFLDGNELTLADCNLLPKLHIVKVVAKKYRNYDIPSDMTGVWRYLKNSYARDEFTNTCAADLEIETAYKDVARRLAK; encoded by the exons ATGGAGCACACCTATGACACAGTAGATCAAGGGATTGTGGTCGAAAACGGAGGCCGCGATGGAGCTGACAGCCCGGACCAAAAACAGCCCAACCGCGAGGACGCAGGTGATGCCAGGGCGCAGCTGTACAGCGAAGTGCAGGTCCACGTCTCCGCGGAGGGAGAGCGCAGCTCGCCGGACTACATGGAAATCAGGGAGGGAGACAAACACAGCGGCTCGTCTTCCTCATCCAGCGACGACGAGGATGAAGTTAAGGcaaaagaagaggcagaggaaaaaGTGGAGGTGACAATCGAGCCGCAGCCCGTGGAAGAGGTAAATGtggcggaggaagaggagaagaaggaggagaagggggagaaggaggCGAGCGGCGAGGCGCACGACAGCTCCAGGCGTTCGTCGGCCTCCTCGGGATCATCCGCCCCTGCGGGAGACCCGTGCGACGACCCGCCCATCCAGCCTCGGATCAAGGTGGAGGATAATGCCGAGGATGGGATGGCGCACACGCCGACCGACGCTGACCCCACACCGGAGGTGTCCGTCGACGACATCCTGACAACTCTGGAGAATGTCACTCTGGATGAGAGCAGCGCTGCTCCGGATGACCCCAGCAATCCTGAAATCTCCCTGTTCGTCAAG GCAGGCAGTGATGGAGAGAGCATCGGCAACTGTCCCTTCTCTCAGCGCCTCTTCATGATCCTCTGGCTCAAAGGAGTCGTGTTCAACGTCACGACCGTCGACCTCAAGAG GAAACCAGCAGACCTGCACAACCTGGCCCCGGGGACCCACCCTCCTTTCCTGACCTTCAACGGAGAGGTCAAGACCGATATCAACAAGATTGAGGAGTTTCTCGAGGAAACACTCTGTCCTCCGCA GTATCCCAGACTGGCCGCCAAGCACAGAGAGTCCAACACAGCTGGAAACGACATCTTTGCCAAGTTCTCAGCCTACATCAAGAACACCAAACCAGAAGCCAACGCCG TTCTAGAGAAAGGTTTAACCAAAGCCCTGAAGAAGCTAGATGACTACCTGAACAGCCCACTGCCAGAGGAGATCGATGCAGACAGtatggaggaagagaaggccTCCAGCAGAGGCTTCCTGGACGGGAACGAGCTGACTCTAGCAGACTGCAACCTGCTTCCTAAACTGCACATAGTCAAG GTTGTTGCTAAGAAGTACCGCAACTACGACATCCCATCAGACATGACGGGGGTGTGGCGGTATCTGAAGAATTCCTACGCACGCGATGAGTTCACCAACACCTGTGCCGCTGACCTGGAGATCGAGACCGCCTACAAAGACGTGGCGAGGCGACTGGCCAAGTAA
- the enpp5 gene encoding ectonucleotide pyrophosphatase/phosphodiesterase family member 5, with product MLCYLLRGGCSPLLCLWALLLPLASLHRLSHHGRRDNAAEDRPKLLLVSFDGFRWDYIDRVPTPNFHSISDEGVTVEYVENAYITKTFPNHYSLVTGLYAETHGIVANEMYDPALNQSFSMETDSIYESRWWEEAVPLWVSIQKDGGRSGAAMWPGSDVKIHGMFPSQYLHYNASVSFETRVERIIEWFSAPKEEAVDFGVLYWEEPDESGHSLGPQSPLMDVVIAGIDEQLGFLINELKKAGLYEKVNLIVTSDHGMAQLSADNIIELDEYVSRDLYTWVDKSPVVGILPKEGKLEEVYSLLLDANPNMVVYKKEDIPEHLHYQHNIRIMPILLEAKEGWTIMQNRTGPLMLGNHGYDNTLRSMQPVFVARGPAFRQKYVKTSMRSVDLYPLMCHILSIRPLPNNGSLHNVQDLLSEVPAPSTVAPPHLPVPPKVNGYSYAPVVGSFLGVVLVLGFLVVYIILVTLKQRPALKRRSWEMSQPLLQEDLHL from the exons ATGTTGTGCTACTTGCTGCGAGGAGGCTGCAGTCCTTTGCTCTGCCTGTGGGCCCTGCTTCTGCCTCTGGCCTCCCTCCATCGCTTGAGCCACCACGGGCGGCGGGACAACGCGGCGGAGGACCGGCCCAAGCTGCTGCTCGTGTCCTTCGATGGCTTCCGCTGGGACTACATCGACCGCGTGCCGACCCCCAACTTCCACAGCATCAGCGATGAGGGGGTGACGGTGGAGTACGTGGAGAACGCTTACATCACCAAGACCTTCCCCAACCATTACAGCTTAGTGACGGGGCTGTACGCCGAGACGCACGGCATCGTGGCCAATGAGATGTACGACCCCGCTCTGAACCAGTCCTTCTCCATGGAGACGGACAGTATTTATGAATCCCGGTGGTGGGAGGAGGCCGTGCCTCTCTGGGTGTCCATCCAGAAAGATGGAGGGCGCAGCGGAGCGGCGATGTGGCCTGGGTCTGATGTGAAGATCCACGGCATGTTTCCCTCTCAGTACCTCCATTACAACGCCTCAGTCTCCTTTGAAACCAGAGTGGAACGGATTATTGAGTGGTTCTCCGCACCTAAGGAGGAGGCGGTGGATTTTGGCGTTCTGTATTGGGAGGAACCCGATGAGAGCGGCCACAGCCTGGGCCCTCAGAGTCCACTTATGGATGTGGTCATCGCGGGGATTGATGAGCAGCTTGGCTTCCTCATCAACGAGCTGAAGAAGGCTGGACTGTACGAGAAGGTGAACCTCATAGTGACCAGTGACCACGGCATGGCACAGCTCTCCGCAGATAACATCATAGAACTGGACGAGTACGTGAGCAGAGACCTGTACACCTGGGTGGATAAGAGTCCAGTGGTGGGAATCCTGCCCAAAGAAG GGAAGCTGGAAGAGGTGTACAGCCTGCTGCTTGATGCAAACCCAAACATGGTGGTGTACAAGAAGGAGGACATCCCCGAGCACCTCCATTATCAGCACAACATCAGGATCATGCCCATCCTCTTGGAGGCCAAGGAGGGCTGGACCATCATGCAGAACAGGACCGGACCCctcatgt TGGGAAACCATGGCTACGACAACACCTTACGCAGCATGCAGCCCGTGTTTGTGGCTCGTGGGCCGGCCTTCCGCCAGAAATATGTCAAGACCTCCATGCGCTCTGTTGACCTTTACCCTCTCATGTGCCACATCCTGTCCATCCGCCCGCTACCGAACAACGGCTCCCTCCATAATGTCCAGGACCTCCTGTCTGAAGTGCCGGCTCCATCCACAGTCGCCCCGCCCCATCTACCCGTTCCTCCTAAAGTCAACGGATACTCCTATGCTCCCGTCGTGGGCTCCTTCCTCGGTGTGGTGTTGGTGCTGGGCTTCCTGGTGGTCTACATCATACTAGTGACGCTCAAACAGCGCCCGGCGCTAAAACGCAGAAGCTGGGAGATGTCGCAGCCCTTGCTGCAAGAGGACTTGCACCTGTAG